In the genome of Pseudomonas protegens, one region contains:
- a CDS encoding DUF692 domain-containing protein → MSDLSSCLGYGLGLRSAYYQQILDEAPDVDWFEVVSENFMVEGGKALYYLDAIAERYPIVMHGVSLSIGGPHALDLDYLKQLKQLARRVDPAWISDHLCWSRGNAHQLHDLLPLPYTEESLEYVAGRVRQVQEVLERPLVLENVSSYVRAAADQFSEWEFLAALSQLSGCELLLDVNNVYVSSRNHGFDPWQFIQGLPAQRVRQLHLAGHQDYGDYVIDTHDHPVCDPVWALYQRTLEHLGPVATLLERDDHFPPLHELLTELHKARALGQQALAGRQRCA, encoded by the coding sequence ATGTCTGACCTTTCTTCCTGCCTGGGCTACGGCCTGGGTTTGCGCAGCGCCTACTACCAGCAGATTCTCGATGAAGCACCGGACGTCGACTGGTTTGAAGTGGTGTCCGAGAACTTCATGGTCGAGGGCGGCAAGGCTCTGTATTACCTGGACGCCATTGCCGAGCGTTACCCCATCGTGATGCATGGGGTGTCGCTGTCCATTGGTGGTCCCCATGCCCTGGACCTGGACTACCTCAAGCAACTCAAGCAACTGGCCCGACGGGTGGACCCGGCCTGGATCTCCGATCACCTGTGCTGGAGCCGGGGCAACGCTCATCAACTGCACGATCTGCTGCCCTTGCCCTACACCGAGGAGAGCCTGGAATACGTGGCGGGTCGGGTGCGGCAGGTGCAGGAGGTGCTGGAGCGGCCCCTGGTGCTGGAGAACGTCTCCAGTTATGTGCGCGCCGCGGCCGATCAATTCAGCGAATGGGAGTTTCTCGCGGCCTTGAGCCAGCTCAGCGGCTGCGAGCTGTTGCTGGACGTGAACAACGTCTATGTCAGTTCGCGCAATCACGGTTTCGATCCCTGGCAGTTCATCCAGGGGCTGCCGGCGCAGCGGGTGCGGCAACTGCATCTGGCCGGGCACCAGGACTACGGCGATTACGTGATCGACACCCACGACCATCCGGTGTGCGATCCGGTCTGGGCACTGTATCAACGCACCCTTGAACACCTGGGTCCGGTGGCGACCCTGCTGGAGCGCGACGATCATTTTCCACCCTTGCACGAGCTGCTCACCGAACTGCACAAGGCCCGCGCGCTCGGGCAACAGGCTCTGGCCGGGAGGCAGCGATGCGCCTGA
- a CDS encoding DNA-binding domain-containing protein: MRLNDWQLAFERYLLGEQAQARAALQQSLIGGPTLDVETGLAIYHNAYLARLQEVMGSDFPAIWHWLGDAEFQALTGAYIRQCPSRHFSLRWLGQGFAEFIQGHLVPEQGAPLAELARLEWAFTLAFDAAEAQVLTVEAMAGLEAEQWPLLQLRLAPCVQWLDCRYNSLAQWRAVKEQGDFPDSALLDQQQVCLVWRAERVCRYRSLTAEEAAALRGMIEQQWNFAELCAELAVTYAEGAPLQAVTWLKQWVEEGLVVRRES; this comes from the coding sequence ATGCGCCTGAATGACTGGCAATTGGCTTTCGAACGCTATCTGCTGGGCGAACAGGCCCAGGCCCGCGCGGCCCTGCAACAGAGCCTGATCGGTGGCCCGACCCTGGATGTCGAGACGGGCCTGGCGATCTATCACAACGCCTACCTGGCCCGGCTGCAGGAGGTCATGGGCAGCGACTTCCCGGCCATCTGGCACTGGCTGGGGGACGCTGAATTCCAGGCACTGACCGGCGCCTATATTCGCCAATGCCCGTCCCGGCATTTCAGCCTGCGCTGGCTGGGGCAGGGTTTTGCCGAGTTTATCCAGGGCCATCTGGTGCCGGAGCAGGGCGCGCCCCTGGCGGAACTGGCGCGCCTGGAATGGGCCTTCACCCTGGCCTTCGATGCCGCCGAAGCCCAGGTGCTGACGGTGGAAGCCATGGCCGGGCTGGAGGCTGAACAATGGCCGCTGCTGCAACTGCGCCTGGCGCCCTGTGTGCAGTGGCTCGACTGTCGCTACAACAGCCTGGCCCAGTGGCGCGCGGTCAAGGAGCAGGGGGATTTCCCCGACAGTGCCTTACTCGATCAGCAACAGGTGTGCCTGGTCTGGCGAGCGGAGCGGGTCTGCCGGTATCGCAGCCTGACCGCCGAAGAAGCCGCGGCACTGCGGGGCATGATCGAGCAACAGTGGAATTTCGCGGAACTCTGCGCCGAGCTGGCCGTCACTTATGCCGAGGGGGCCCCGTTGCAGGCGGTTACCTGGCTGAAACAGTGGGTCGAAGAGGGCCTGGTGGTTCGCCGCGAATCCTGA